CGCGCCCGGCAGCACGGCCGGGCGCAGACCGCGACGGGAGAGGCAAGGTGAGTTCACAACTGCTGGCGGCGAGACCTTCCGTCACTCAGCAAGGCGCGCGCCAGGCACTCGCGGGCGCGGAGGCGCAGGCGCTCGCGTTCGGGGTGGGGATGAGTGTGGCGGTGGTGGATGCCGCCGGCCACTTGCTGGTTTTCACCCGCGATGACGAGGCCTTGCTCGTCACCATCGATGCTGCGATCGCAAAGGCTCGCACCGCCGCGCAAGCGCAAGTGGTGACCAAGGTGCTGCAGGCGTTTGTCGACACACAGTGTCCCTCGCTCATCGCGGTGCGTGCACTGATGCCTGCGAGCGGCGGCGTGCCTGTGCTGCACCAAGGGCGGGTGATCGGCGGTGTCGGCGCGAGCGGCGGTTCGCTTGAGCAGGACCACGCGGTGGCGCAAGCCGGCGCCGATGCCCTCGCCCAGCTTCTTCCGGCCTGACCAGCCAGCCATCAACACCAGCGGAGACCCGCATGTCCGACACCCCCGAACCCAAACTTTTCGAGATCTACCGCAGCCACGATTACCGTGACTACGGCGAGCACGGGATCATGAACCTCGATGACATCACGCCCACGATCGCCGAGGGGCTTGCCGCCTTCGATCGTAGCGGCGGTGGTGGTGGCCAG
The sequence above is a segment of the Novosphingobium sp. 9U genome. Coding sequences within it:
- a CDS encoding heme-binding protein, giving the protein MSSQLLAARPSVTQQGARQALAGAEAQALAFGVGMSVAVVDAAGHLLVFTRDDEALLVTIDAAIAKARTAAQAQVVTKVLQAFVDTQCPSLIAVRALMPASGGVPVLHQGRVIGGVGASGGSLEQDHAVAQAGADALAQLLPA